From a region of the Ammospiza caudacuta isolate bAmmCau1 chromosome 36, bAmmCau1.pri, whole genome shotgun sequence genome:
- the LOC131570573 gene encoding polyunsaturated fatty acid lipoxygenase ALOX15B-like has product MVTSGHSGHSWSPVVTAGHPRSLWSPVVTAGHQWSLVVTSGHSGHLWSLVVTSGHSWSPVVTLVTSGHCWSPVVTRGHPWSLLVTRGHSWSPVVTAGHPWSLWSPVVTLVTLSRWAPYAPGWPWRLRALPPALCPWPRPPATPPPATPPPDTPTMVTSREEPPATTSQERSMTSQEPPMTSQETRSTTSHEGPSMTSQAPPTALSPTLSFPLGHRAQLAARAAAARIRLRLRGLCPGGSWRSLGDVRAALEGPGTPISEYVVRHWQSDAFFGEQFLSGVNPVLLRRCRRLPPNFPVTGDMVAPTLGTGTDLQREMEAGRLFLADYAMLEGLPTGTIGGRPQFVAAPLCLLWLGPRGRLLPVAIQLSQHPGPGSPVFVPGGRGWALAKLWVRSAHFVLHEMVTHLLHGHFLAEAFAVATQRLPAAHPVHQLLLPHVRFTFHINILARETLLNPGGIIDQATSVGREGTLALVARGTAALTFRELCVPDDVAERGVGDIPGYHYRDDAMDIWEAIQGYVEGIVALFYAEDEEVAEDEELQEWVGEIFTYGVLGNEKSGFPSKLCSRPELVKFLTMIIFCCSARHAAVNSGQYDYAAWMPNTPGTMQRPPPAGDAEATEELLVASLPSPEATGALLALLSVVSYEGGELRPLGSRSQDLLSGPGPGSVLAAFRARLAQISERIRSRNAELELPYPYLEPTCVTESISI; this is encoded by the exons atggtcaccAGTGGTCACTCTGGCCACTCGTGGTCACCAGTGGTCACTGCTGGTCACCCGCGGTCACTCTGGTCACCCGTGGTCACTGCTGGTCACCAGTGGTCACTCGTGGTCACCAGTGGTCACTCTGGTCACCTGTGGTCACTCGTGGTCACcagtggtcactcatggtcaccCGTGGTCACTCTGGTCACCAGTGGTCACTGCTGGTCACCCGTGGTCACTCGTGGTCACCCGTGGTCACTGCTGGTCACCCGTGGTCACTCGTGGTCACCCGTGGTCACTGCTGGTCACCCGTGGTCACTCTGGTCACCAGTGGTCACTCTGGTCACTCTGTCCAGGTGGGCTCCCTATGCCCCGGGCTGGCCGTGGCGTCTCCGGGCGCTGCCCCCGGCCCTGTGCCCTTGGCCACGCCCTCCGGCCACGCCCCCTCCGGCCACGCCCCCTCCTGACACGCCCACAATGGTGACGTCACGGGAGGAGCCGCCAGCAACGACGTCGCAGGAGCGGTCGATGACGTCACAGGAGCCGCCGATGACGTCACAGGAGACGCGGTCGACGACGTCACACGAGGGGCCGTCGATGACGTCACAGGCCCCGCCCACCGCGCTGTCGCCCACCCTGAGCTTCCCCCTGGGGCACCGGGCCCAGCTGGCCgcgcgcgccgccgccgc GCGCATCCGGCTCCGGCTCCGGGGGCTCTGTCCTGGCGGCTCCTGGCGCAGCCTCGGGGACGTTCGGGCGGCGCTCGAGGGGCCCGGGACCCCCATCAGCG AGTACGTGGTGCGGCACTGGCAGTCGGACGCGTTTTTCGGGGAGCAGTTCCTGAGCGGGGTGAACCCCGTCCTGCtgcgccgctgccgccgcctgCCCCCCAACTTCCCGGTCACCGGGGACATGGTGGCACCgaccttggggacagggacggaCCTGCAGCGCGAGATGGAG GCCGGCCGCCTCTTCCTGGCCGATTACGCGATGCTCGAGGGGCTCCCCACGGGCACCATCGGGGGGCGCCCCCAGTTCGTGGCTGCccccctgtgcctgctctggCTCGGCCCCCGCGGCCGCCTCCTGCCCGTGGCCATCCAG CTGTCCCAGCACCCCGGGCCGGGGTCCCCCGTTTTCGTCCCCGGGGGCCGTGGCTGGGCCCTGGCCAAGCTGTGGGTCAGGAGCGCCCACTTTGTGCTGCACGAGATGGTGACGCACCTGCTGCACGGCCACTTCCTGGCCGAGGCCTTCGCCGTGGCCACCCAGCGCCTGCCGGCCGCGCACCCCGTGCACCAG ctgctcctcccccACGTGCGTTTCACCTTCCACATCAACATCCTGGCGCGGGAGACGCTGCTGAACCCCGGCGGCATCATCGAccag gccaccTCGGTGGGCCGCGAGGGGACGCTGGCGCTGGTGGCCCGGGGCACGGCGGCGCTGACGTTCCGCGAGCTCTGCGTCCCCGATGACGTGGCCGAGCGCGGCGTTGGGGACATCCCCGGCTACCACTACAGGGACGACGCCATGGACATCTGGGAGGCCATCCAggg CTACGTGGAGGGCATCGTGGCGCTCTTCTACGCCGAGGACGAGGAGGTGGCCgaggatgaggagctgcaggagtggGTGGGCGAGATCTTCACCTACGGCGTCCTCGGCAACGAGAAGAGCG ggtTCCCGTCCAAGCTCTGCAGCCGCCCCGAGCTGGTGAAGTTCCTGACCATGATCATCTTCTGCTGCTCCGCCCGGCACGCGGCCGTCAACAGCGGCCAG TACGACTACGCCGCCTGGATGCCCAACACGCCGGGGACAATGCAGCGGCCACCGCCGGCTGGTGACGCCGAGGCCAccgaggagctgctggtggcctCGCTGCCGTCCCCCGAGGCCACCggggccctgctggccctgctgagcGTGGTCAGCTACGAGGGCGGGGAGCTG CGCCCCCTGGGCTCGCGTTCCCAGGATCTCCTCTCGGGTCCCGGCCCCGGTTCCGTCCTGGCCGCGTTCCGGGCGCGCCTGGCCCAGATCTCGGAGCGGATCCGGAGCCGGAACgcggagctggagctgccctaCCCCTACCTGGAGCCCACCTGTGTCACCGAGAGCATCTCCATCTGA